From the Natrarchaeobaculum aegyptiacum genome, one window contains:
- a CDS encoding HalOD1 output domain-containing protein, with product MRPPDESPVPDRDVEPSRAIVEAVAEREGVDVTEIEPPAYDPLYAVVNPEALDRLVGSPDAPGVHVRFEYEGYDVVVSPDGRVWVSDPGDPSERRIGE from the coding sequence ATGCGCCCTCCAGACGAATCTCCGGTTCCCGACCGCGACGTCGAGCCGTCTCGAGCGATCGTCGAGGCCGTCGCCGAACGCGAAGGGGTCGACGTGACCGAGATCGAACCCCCGGCCTACGACCCACTCTACGCGGTCGTCAACCCCGAGGCGCTGGATCGACTCGTCGGCTCACCGGATGCACCCGGTGTTCACGTTCGATTCGAGTACGAGGGGTACGACGTCGTCGTGTCTCCGGACGGGCGCGTTTGGGTGTCGGATCCAGGCGACCCGTCCGAACGTCGAATTGGCGAGTGA
- a CDS encoding GTP-binding protein, which produces MEAKTIPVTVLSGTLGAGKTTTLNHVLRESGDRDLAVLVNDMGEVNVDADLVAESSDISAEEEELVELSNGCICCELRGDLLDAIGELTRDREFDGIVVESTGVAEPLPVAQTLTLGFDQSDLDPTEFYEETGIEPLENCHLDTTVTVVDAHQFHEAMQSDEILDDDGTKKHLGDLLVEQVEFCDVLLLNKCDLVDEATLVEIEATLETLQPRAEIVRTTHGRIDVDEIVDTGRFDFEDASRSAGWIQELQEPHESAEEEHGVTSFVFEARRPFHPERFADFLDSFPDDVVRSKGHFWLAGREEMALMFNVAGQSIRVAPAGNWIATLPPEEREAQFEAHPELEETWDDEWGDRGTRLVVIGTEMDHESIRNHFELCLLTDEEMDADWGAFEDRFPTFEQPPDAADDELDDPESNGQEEIGIAD; this is translated from the coding sequence ATGGAGGCAAAGACGATCCCCGTGACAGTGCTATCCGGGACGCTCGGTGCCGGAAAGACGACCACACTCAACCACGTATTGCGGGAGAGCGGCGACCGCGATCTCGCCGTCCTCGTCAACGACATGGGCGAGGTGAACGTCGACGCGGACCTCGTCGCCGAATCGTCCGACATCTCTGCCGAGGAAGAAGAACTGGTCGAACTCTCGAACGGCTGTATCTGCTGTGAACTGCGCGGTGACCTGCTCGATGCGATCGGTGAACTCACTCGCGACCGGGAATTCGACGGTATCGTCGTCGAATCGACTGGCGTTGCCGAACCGTTGCCAGTCGCCCAGACGCTCACACTCGGGTTCGACCAGTCGGACCTCGATCCCACCGAATTCTACGAGGAGACGGGCATCGAACCCCTCGAGAACTGCCACCTCGACACGACGGTGACGGTCGTCGATGCCCACCAGTTTCACGAGGCGATGCAGTCTGACGAGATCCTCGACGACGACGGAACGAAAAAACACCTCGGCGACCTGCTCGTCGAACAGGTGGAGTTCTGTGACGTCTTGCTGTTGAACAAGTGTGACCTCGTCGACGAGGCGACGCTCGTCGAGATCGAGGCAACGCTCGAGACGTTACAGCCTCGAGCCGAGATCGTGCGGACGACGCACGGTAGGATCGACGTCGACGAGATCGTCGACACTGGCCGGTTCGATTTCGAGGACGCGAGCCGATCGGCTGGCTGGATTCAGGAACTTCAGGAGCCTCACGAATCGGCCGAAGAAGAACACGGCGTGACCTCGTTCGTCTTCGAGGCGCGGCGACCGTTCCATCCCGAGCGGTTCGCCGACTTCCTTGATTCGTTCCCAGACGACGTCGTTCGCTCGAAGGGCCACTTCTGGCTCGCCGGCCGAGAGGAGATGGCGCTGATGTTCAACGTGGCCGGACAGTCGATTCGCGTCGCTCCTGCCGGGAACTGGATCGCGACACTGCCGCCCGAGGAACGCGAGGCGCAGTTCGAGGCCCATCCCGAACTGGAAGAGACGTGGGACGACGAATGGGGCGATCGAGGCACCCGATTGGTCGTCATCGGGACCGAGATGGATCACGAATCGATCCGCAATCACTTCGAACTGTGTTTGCTCACCGACGAGGAGATGGACGCCGACTGGGGGGCATTCGAGGACCGCTTCCCGACGTTCGAGCAACCACCAGACGCAGCCGACGACGAACTGGACGATCCCGAATCCAATGGGCAAGAAGAAATCGGAATCGCGGATTGA
- a CDS encoding 30S ribosomal protein S14, producing MTTDSTEPTSESADGGDSNDGRTGNQRVCRDTGREQGLIGKYDIWLCRQSFREMARDMGFRKYD from the coding sequence ATGACGACCGATTCGACCGAACCAACGAGCGAGTCAGCCGACGGTGGCGACTCGAACGATGGACGGACAGGCAACCAGCGCGTCTGTAGAGATACGGGCCGCGAACAGGGACTGATCGGCAAGTACGATATCTGGCTGTGTCGGCAGTCGTTTCGAGAGATGGCCCGGGATATGGGCTTTCGAAAGTACGACTGA
- a CDS encoding DUF7511 domain-containing protein, producing the protein MGKKKSESRIDRYHPTDHTGPGGSSAAAHPAAECRAIVEPSDSDPDLCTIYSVAPEDSLTTAWLSAQEGSYCTLEEHR; encoded by the coding sequence ATGGGCAAGAAGAAATCGGAATCGCGGATTGACCGCTACCACCCGACCGATCACACGGGTCCGGGAGGCTCGTCGGCTGCTGCCCACCCGGCAGCCGAGTGTCGCGCGATCGTCGAGCCGTCGGATTCGGATCCAGACCTGTGTACGATCTACTCTGTCGCACCTGAAGATTCCCTGACGACAGCATGGCTTTCGGCTCAGGAAGGCTCGTACTGCACGCTCGAAGAACACCGCTAA